The following coding sequences lie in one Deltaproteobacteria bacterium genomic window:
- a CDS encoding thrombospondin type 3 repeat-containing protein: MALFPQNPYHLTCLHYSKRAEVIQQTLRISIFVMAIALTGVTAGAFDKIPYNPKFPPKVPPKGGSVWSKTQGLIEHFCFSDGMCNQKEGKICFNFRCVLQCTDSDGPPTEKSYDGILVPGKITFYYHADGTPGSKYVKETHYDACNYIPSKTKPGAVEIDPQHLTERRCHWDNGKLMGGHVWVSCPEGTVCQEKKESYGYCGPPPPPFTPPFADFCQQQEEKGLLNDFVPCTVDACDSTTANITHTLVACTDKQACHPQTGKCVSLACVNTPLDDLNACTDDLCDAVTGEVTHVDLSINPTGGTCEKPKLPDYDSDGYSDLQDNCPLTINANQIDSNKDGIGDACTCSNHQEMAPFGIMKGFPTATWFINIKEVNFFYSDGDQLSDGDQLYAGTEMDGLWQFKSDDIGWISLSQGLPKENPPDPKNPSAFTSIFSLQRHGAYLYLSAANAGIYRTQDPEKGWELFSTNPPGISYLVSLISYGGYLYGAAQDGLYRLVEDGTWSKLTNFAEPSGVYDVIMHNGALYASTQKGVFRLWKETFIGWQDVSWQDGGNGLPLCAGGGKFYMAGLGAWVFAEFNGKLYAGCPASGIGLYVFSDFSESWSAFAITGLPKQVQINHLHVYGNNLYAATSSQNQGGGIYRWNPMDNQWKLLSTDGEYPLYNGSKISAKDISCNDLTTFKGSLVGACTNLGLYRFVGCGTPKLF, from the coding sequence GTGGCATTATTCCCGCAAAATCCTTATCATTTAACTTGTCTCCATTATTCGAAAAGGGCGGAAGTGATACAACAAACGCTGAGAATTAGTATTTTTGTTATGGCCATCGCATTGACCGGTGTAACCGCAGGAGCATTTGATAAAATCCCTTACAATCCAAAATTTCCCCCGAAGGTCCCTCCTAAGGGGGGGTCTGTCTGGTCTAAGACTCAAGGGTTGATCGAGCATTTCTGTTTCTCCGATGGGATGTGTAATCAAAAAGAGGGTAAGATTTGTTTCAATTTTCGTTGTGTGTTGCAATGCACCGATTCTGACGGCCCCCCAACAGAAAAGAGCTATGATGGGATATTGGTTCCGGGTAAAATTACGTTCTACTATCACGCTGACGGCACTCCAGGGTCCAAGTATGTTAAGGAAACGCATTACGACGCGTGCAACTATATTCCTTCAAAGACCAAGCCTGGGGCGGTTGAAATCGATCCCCAGCATCTTACCGAACGTCGGTGCCACTGGGATAACGGGAAACTGATGGGTGGGCATGTTTGGGTTTCATGTCCGGAGGGAACCGTTTGTCAGGAAAAAAAAGAATCCTATGGCTACTGTGGGCCGCCTCCCCCACCTTTCACCCCGCCTTTTGCTGATTTTTGTCAGCAGCAGGAGGAAAAGGGTCTTTTGAATGACTTTGTCCCTTGTACGGTTGATGCGTGCGACAGCACGACGGCTAATATCACCCATACCCTTGTTGCCTGTACGGATAAACAAGCATGCCATCCGCAAACAGGGAAATGTGTTTCCTTAGCGTGTGTCAACACACCCCTCGATGACCTGAATGCCTGTACGGATGATCTTTGTGATGCGGTTACTGGCGAAGTGACTCATGTGGATCTCTCGATCAATCCGACGGGTGGTACTTGTGAAAAACCAAAATTACCCGACTATGATAGCGACGGGTATTCCGACTTGCAAGACAACTGCCCACTGACCATCAATGCAAACCAGATTGATAGTAATAAAGACGGTATTGGCGATGCCTGTACCTGTAGCAATCACCAGGAAATGGCTCCGTTCGGCATCATGAAGGGATTCCCAACCGCAACTTGGTTTATAAATATCAAGGAAGTGAACTTTTTTTACAGTGATGGAGATCAACTGAGTGATGGAGATCAACTGTATGCCGGCACAGAGATGGATGGACTGTGGCAATTCAAATCAGATGACATCGGCTGGATATCGCTCAGTCAAGGGTTGCCCAAAGAGAACCCTCCAGACCCTAAGAACCCTAGCGCGTTTACGAGTATCTTTTCGCTGCAAAGACATGGGGCTTATCTCTATCTCAGCGCTGCCAATGCCGGTATTTATCGTACTCAAGATCCTGAAAAAGGCTGGGAGCTTTTCTCCACAAACCCACCGGGGATATCCTATCTCGTAAGTCTTATTTCCTATGGTGGATATTTATATGGTGCTGCGCAAGACGGGCTTTATCGCCTCGTGGAGGACGGAACGTGGTCTAAACTCACCAATTTCGCTGAACCCTCCGGCGTTTATGATGTCATTATGCACAATGGGGCTCTTTACGCCAGTACGCAAAAAGGGGTGTTTCGGTTATGGAAAGAAACCTTCATTGGCTGGCAAGATGTTAGCTGGCAGGATGGAGGAAACGGCCTCCCCCTCTGTGCGGGTGGTGGAAAATTTTATATGGCGGGTCTTGGTGCCTGGGTGTTTGCTGAATTTAATGGAAAACTCTACGCCGGGTGCCCTGCTTCAGGAATAGGTTTGTATGTCTTTTCTGATTTCAGTGAAAGTTGGAGTGCCTTTGCTATCACTGGCTTGCCAAAGCAGGTACAAATTAATCACCTCCACGTCTATGGTAATAATCTGTATGCAGCAACTTCCAGTCAAAACCAGGGGGGAGGTATTTACCGATGGAATCCGATGGACAACCAGTGGAAGCTCTTGAGTACGGACGGGGAATATCCACTGTATAACGGTTCGAAGATATCTGCAAAAGATATCTCTTGTAATGACTTGACAACTTTTAAAGGTTCATTGGTGGGGGCTTGCACTAACCTGGGCCTCTACCGCTTCGTGGGTTGTGGCACACCAAAATTATTTTGA
- a CDS encoding nucleotidyltransferase domain-containing protein translates to MNKNLIQKLGCFFQKRREIKLAYLFGSEAKRPHQPSRDVDIAVLLNKSLRGLQQFDYRVQLCQGLEDFLHSFKQTLKVDLVLLNEADPFLTYQVLKYGQLLFERQKKSDRDFKVRSMTRYFDAKPLHDFFFERALKH, encoded by the coding sequence ATGAATAAAAATCTTATCCAAAAATTAGGGTGTTTTTTTCAAAAGAGAAGGGAAATTAAGTTGGCTTATCTTTTTGGTTCAGAGGCTAAACGTCCTCATCAACCTTCTCGCGACGTGGACATTGCTGTTTTGTTGAATAAATCACTGCGTGGTTTGCAGCAATTTGATTATCGTGTTCAGCTTTGCCAAGGATTGGAAGATTTTTTGCATTCTTTTAAACAAACCTTGAAAGTTGATTTGGTACTTCTCAATGAAGCAGATCCTTTTTTAACCTATCAGGTGTTGAAATATGGGCAGCTTCTCTTTGAACGTCAAAAAAAAAGTGATCGAGATTTTAAAGTGAGATCTATGACACGTTATTTTGATGCAAAACCTCTCCATGATTTTTTCTTCGAACGGGCGTTAAAACATTAG
- a CDS encoding DUF86 domain-containing protein, producing MVDRLLIQRKILLLDEKKAALKSFALKTYKEFLKGPYPKAVEKLLQEMVEICLDIGKHLIADEGWEFANESRDIFQRLAEKKVISKKCLKTMLKMVGFRNLVVHLYEQIDSKIVYKIYQRHLGDFANFAKKIFHYLQK from the coding sequence ATGGTTGATCGATTACTCATTCAACGAAAAATCTTACTACTTGACGAGAAAAAAGCTGCTCTAAAGTCGTTTGCCCTTAAAACATATAAAGAATTTTTAAAGGGACCTTACCCTAAGGCGGTAGAAAAACTTCTTCAAGAGATGGTGGAAATTTGTCTAGATATTGGAAAGCATCTTATAGCTGATGAAGGATGGGAATTTGCCAATGAGAGCCGGGACATTTTTCAGAGATTAGCAGAAAAGAAAGTCATTTCCAAAAAATGTTTAAAGACTATGCTCAAAATGGTGGGGTTTCGAAATCTCGTTGTTCATTTGTATGAACAAATTGATTCCAAAATCGTCTACAAAATTTATCAAAGACATTTAGGTGATTTTGCAAATTTTGCAAAAAAGATTTTTCATTACCTTCAAAAGTAG
- a CDS encoding sodium:proton antiporter yields MNPLAPIPVVYGLPFLVLLLCVLFLPWLTPRFWNKNLYKVMVVALLSALTWHFFGKNYGYAPFRHRFGDYFSLLCWISSIYIIAGGIVLRGLKKSSPVLNTLLLAAGALIANFIGGIGATVLMLAPFLRANQSRQSSNHLIVFFIILVTNLGAILTPVDYLFAFFFPFYSKTPNPLNVWHLKLLPFWLTSLVYLLIHFYWLDSLKFKKENQPIEKLRDLLSHFSLRGIYNFILLIGAGGAYFFPTPYRESLLFALAGCSLMLTSHELRNENAFSFKPMVEVAILLFGISITAIPVINILSSSVPAFGSYVQSFWLSGISASLFNKIPAFAAFAQMGNYDFLWYSTIFAATSLFGTLTYFGNVLNLMVQTMTHGLGLKTPNHAVYLAWASLALFPILLVISVILYLH; encoded by the coding sequence ATGAACCCTCTTGCCCCCATTCCTGTGGTCTATGGCTTACCCTTTCTGGTTTTGCTGTTATGTGTCCTATTTTTGCCTTGGTTAACCCCACGTTTTTGGAATAAAAATCTCTACAAAGTCATGGTCGTGGCTTTATTAAGCGCCTTAACCTGGCACTTTTTTGGAAAAAATTATGGCTATGCCCCCTTTCGCCATCGATTTGGAGATTATTTTTCACTCCTTTGCTGGATAAGTTCTATTTATATTATTGCAGGGGGCATTGTGCTGAGGGGTTTAAAGAAAAGCTCCCCCGTGCTGAATACCCTCCTTTTGGCCGCGGGGGCCCTCATCGCCAATTTTATTGGGGGCATTGGGGCAACCGTTCTCATGTTAGCCCCCTTTTTAAGGGCCAACCAATCCCGCCAAAGTTCTAACCATTTAATTGTTTTTTTTATCATCCTCGTCACTAATTTAGGCGCCATCTTAACCCCCGTTGATTACCTTTTTGCCTTCTTTTTTCCATTTTATAGTAAAACCCCCAACCCCCTCAATGTTTGGCACCTGAAGTTATTGCCCTTTTGGTTGACATCGCTGGTTTATTTGCTCATCCATTTTTATTGGCTGGACTCGCTAAAATTTAAAAAAGAAAATCAACCCATTGAAAAATTGCGAGATTTATTATCCCATTTTTCTTTGCGGGGGATTTACAATTTTATACTTCTAATCGGTGCAGGCGGGGCATATTTTTTCCCTACCCCTTATCGCGAAAGCCTGCTTTTTGCCCTCGCCGGTTGCAGTTTAATGTTAACTTCCCATGAATTGCGCAACGAAAACGCATTTTCTTTTAAACCCATGGTCGAAGTCGCTATTCTTTTGTTTGGAATTTCTATCACCGCCATACCCGTTATCAATATTTTATCATCTTCCGTCCCTGCTTTTGGTAGTTATGTTCAGTCTTTTTGGCTAAGTGGAATCAGCGCAAGCCTATTCAACAAAATTCCTGCCTTTGCCGCCTTTGCCCAAATGGGAAATTACGATTTTCTGTGGTACAGTACGATCTTTGCGGCGACCTCCCTTTTTGGCACCCTCACGTATTTTGGCAACGTCCTCAATCTCATGGTTCAAACCATGACTCATGGCTTGGGCCTAAAAACCCCCAACCATGCGGTTTATTTAGCTTGGGCTAGTCTTGCCCTATTTCCTATTTTATTAGTGATCTCGGTCATTCTTTATTTGCATTAG
- a CDS encoding slipin family protein, with protein MVAISIAAVSPPLGGLVGVLAFFFALFIAIMIKVAYQWERAVVLRLGKYSSTKGPGLFLVIPIIDQAIFIDTRILTVDIPQQQAITKDNVPVTVNGVIFFQVQDPKLAILTIQNYSFAMREYALATLRDIIGEFILDSLLSERELIGKKIEDAVEKEASKWGLVVSSIKIQDIDMPEELKKMMSRQASAEREKRATITKAEGDRDASINLAHAARTMAESPGAMQLRTLQTIDGLGPTASNTVVIPLPVEFFQTMQAFVKKNA; from the coding sequence ATGGTCGCCATTTCGATTGCTGCCGTATCACCACCGTTGGGTGGGTTGGTTGGCGTGCTGGCCTTCTTTTTTGCCCTTTTCATCGCCATTATGATTAAGGTTGCCTACCAATGGGAACGGGCGGTGGTCTTGCGCCTTGGGAAATACAGCTCCACCAAGGGGCCAGGTCTATTTTTGGTCATTCCTATTATTGATCAAGCCATTTTTATCGACACGCGCATCCTTACCGTCGACATTCCCCAACAACAGGCCATCACCAAAGACAATGTGCCGGTAACCGTTAATGGGGTCATCTTTTTCCAAGTGCAAGACCCTAAACTCGCTATTCTCACCATTCAAAATTATTCCTTTGCCATGCGCGAATATGCCTTAGCCACCTTGCGCGATATCATCGGCGAATTTATTTTAGACTCACTGCTCTCCGAGCGCGAACTTATTGGGAAAAAGATCGAAGATGCCGTAGAAAAAGAAGCCTCCAAGTGGGGATTAGTGGTCAGTTCAATCAAAATTCAAGATATCGACATGCCCGAAGAATTGAAAAAGATGATGAGCCGGCAAGCTAGTGCCGAGCGTGAAAAACGCGCCACCATCACCAAGGCCGAGGGCGATCGCGATGCCTCCATCAACCTGGCCCATGCTGCCAGAACCATGGCTGAGAGCCCCGGCGCCATGCAACTTCGCACCCTGCAAACCATCGATGGTCTAGGGCCAACGGCTTCCAATACTGTTGTGATTCCGTTGCCGGTTGAGTTTTTTCAAACCATGCAAGCGTTTGTCAAAAAGAACGCCTAA
- a CDS encoding gamma-glutamyl-gamma-aminobutyrate hydrolase family protein (Members of this family of hydrolases with an active site Cys residue belong to MEROPS family C26.), whose amino-acid sequence MSKKILALTHVAYEGLGTLGEYLSQEAEVKIHGLYEKPFLDIAATVKNYDGFIIMGGPMSANDEATISFIKTELALIPKIIEADKPLLGICLGSQLIAKSLGAPVYGHPQGVQEIGWYPLLLTRAAAEDPIFKQWPQKLMMFQWHGETFDLPKGAVHLAESGVFKHQAFRYGKKVYGLQFHPEMTEGMIQDWFANIKKTPRQILSAAQKHLPQLQLLSSKLAKGFSTI is encoded by the coding sequence ATGTCAAAAAAAATATTAGCACTTACGCATGTAGCTTATGAAGGCTTGGGGACCTTGGGGGAATATTTAAGCCAAGAGGCAGAGGTTAAAATTCATGGGCTTTATGAAAAACCTTTTTTAGATATTGCTGCTACGGTTAAAAATTATGATGGGTTTATCATCATGGGTGGGCCCATGAGCGCCAATGACGAAGCCACGATTTCATTTATTAAAACCGAATTGGCATTGATCCCCAAAATTATTGAGGCAGACAAACCTTTGTTAGGCATTTGTTTGGGTTCGCAATTAATTGCCAAAAGCCTAGGGGCTCCTGTTTATGGTCATCCGCAGGGGGTTCAAGAAATTGGTTGGTATCCGCTTTTGCTTACTCGAGCCGCAGCAGAAGATCCCATTTTTAAACAGTGGCCTCAAAAGCTCATGATGTTTCAGTGGCATGGCGAGACTTTTGATTTGCCTAAAGGTGCGGTGCATTTGGCAGAGTCAGGGGTGTTTAAACATCAGGCCTTTCGTTATGGTAAAAAGGTTTATGGGCTGCAGTTTCACCCTGAAATGACTGAAGGGATGATCCAAGATTGGTTTGCCAATATTAAAAAAACTCCACGGCAAATTTTAAGTGCAGCCCAAAAGCATCTTCCCCAACTCCAACTGCTATCAAGTAAATTAGCTAAGGGGTTTAGCACAATATAA
- the mutY gene encoding A/G-specific adenine glycosylase, translating into MNHKKPTPALLKWYDKNKRELPWRKTCDPYKIWVSEIMLQQTQVATVIPYFERFIQAFPTIEILAKSPLEKMLGLWSGLGYYRRARHLHEAAKIIYQKKYFPKTKLEWLELPGIGEYTASAIASIAFNEATAVVDGNVVRVLARVFALQGHAKALQLKKTVQAKADQLIDLKTPGDFNQAMMELGATVCTPKNPNCPQCPIKSHCLCLSQGGPEVFPKTSPKKEIVNLNRLALLIERAGNLFLTQRHPQFRWLKGMYAPLEHWLPNPHIPSKLIQNFSFVGTTQHTITHHKIITYIYKTTWAQKKLPSTTGQFFSLTEITDLPLGNLDRKIINQFISKASS; encoded by the coding sequence ATGAATCATAAAAAACCAACCCCAGCCCTACTCAAGTGGTACGACAAAAATAAGCGGGAGCTGCCGTGGCGTAAAACCTGCGATCCTTATAAAATCTGGGTCTCCGAAATCATGCTACAACAAACCCAAGTGGCAACCGTCATTCCTTATTTTGAACGTTTTATTCAAGCATTTCCAACCATCGAAATTTTGGCTAAAAGCCCGTTGGAAAAAATGTTGGGTTTGTGGTCGGGGCTTGGCTATTATCGACGGGCCAGGCATTTGCACGAAGCTGCAAAAATTATTTATCAAAAAAAATATTTTCCAAAAACTAAACTTGAATGGTTAGAACTGCCTGGGATTGGTGAATACACGGCTAGCGCTATTGCTTCGATTGCGTTTAACGAAGCTACGGCTGTAGTCGATGGCAATGTGGTTCGAGTTTTAGCCAGGGTTTTTGCACTCCAAGGTCATGCCAAAGCTCTTCAACTTAAAAAAACGGTGCAAGCTAAAGCTGATCAACTGATTGATTTAAAAACCCCCGGAGATTTTAACCAAGCCATGATGGAATTGGGGGCAACAGTCTGCACCCCCAAAAACCCCAACTGCCCACAATGCCCCATAAAATCTCATTGCCTATGTCTTTCCCAAGGTGGGCCTGAAGTTTTCCCCAAAACATCTCCTAAAAAAGAAATCGTTAATCTCAACCGCTTGGCTTTACTCATTGAACGCGCGGGGAATTTATTCTTAACGCAACGCCATCCCCAATTTCGCTGGTTAAAAGGGATGTATGCCCCCCTTGAACATTGGTTACCCAACCCCCATATACCTTCAAAACTTATTCAAAATTTTTCTTTTGTGGGCACCACACAGCATACCATCACCCATCATAAAATTATCACTTACATTTACAAAACCACTTGGGCACAAAAAAAATTGCCCTCCACCACGGGGCAATTTTTTTCCTTAACTGAAATTACAGATCTCCCTTTGGGAAACCTCGACCGAAAAATCATTAATCAATTTATCTCAAAAGCCTCTTCATAG
- a CDS encoding VWA domain-containing protein, with amino-acid sequence MKKNPFRKLALFLILLPLFLSPISCGLSSLINSLLTDQNMENIINLSKQSGCETIDVDELSGLVSEIGDSNILDVFGISEDALNALINDYAAENQSSLCIFTATLSGSTTHRAYFFTTDDNHTSDTWNTTDVQITETLSDTSTQTYSASAITAFSDFASDAANTTFSFSAVMDYSGSMSDNDLSALESGLTTLYQNIPDNFRSEVIKFSEAVSVVQTYTDNNSALTSAVTSGNPSRSSTALYDGIYEGLTNTSAETGKVRFVIAFTDGLENASSHTRAEVVALSQAQGIPLVLIGMGTIVDIADLLQLANDTGGFFFYASSYTFLSTAFSELEDYLSNTHVLTWTSTNLSGVSSVSLTVNSTFTGTYTP; translated from the coding sequence ATGAAAAAAAACCCTTTTCGGAAATTGGCCCTTTTCTTAATCTTATTACCCCTTTTCTTAAGCCCAATTTCCTGTGGATTATCATCACTCATCAATTCTTTGCTCACCGATCAAAACATGGAAAATATTATCAATCTTTCTAAGCAAAGCGGTTGCGAGACCATCGATGTTGATGAACTAAGCGGCTTGGTTTCAGAAATAGGCGACAGCAATATTTTAGACGTTTTTGGCATTTCAGAAGATGCACTCAATGCCCTAATCAACGATTATGCAGCTGAAAATCAATCTTCGCTTTGCATTTTCACCGCAACCTTAAGTGGCAGCACCACCCACCGGGCCTACTTTTTCACTACCGATGACAATCACACTTCAGATACTTGGAACACCACTGACGTACAAATCACCGAGACCCTCAGCGATACTTCAACCCAAACCTATAGCGCGAGTGCCATCACCGCCTTTTCCGATTTTGCCTCCGATGCAGCCAACACCACTTTTTCATTTTCAGCCGTCATGGATTACAGCGGTTCGATGAGCGATAATGATTTAAGCGCGCTTGAATCCGGCCTAACCACTTTATACCAAAACATCCCTGACAATTTTAGAAGTGAAGTGATCAAGTTTTCCGAAGCTGTCAGCGTGGTTCAAACTTATACCGATAATAACTCTGCCTTAACCTCGGCCGTTACTTCCGGAAATCCATCTCGCAGTTCTACGGCCCTTTACGATGGAATTTATGAAGGCCTCACCAATACCTCGGCTGAAACTGGCAAAGTAAGGTTTGTTATTGCCTTCACCGATGGCTTAGAAAACGCCTCTTCTCACACTCGAGCTGAAGTGGTTGCCCTTTCCCAAGCCCAAGGCATCCCCTTGGTGCTCATTGGCATGGGCACCATCGTCGACATTGCTGATTTGTTGCAATTAGCCAACGACACGGGCGGCTTTTTCTTTTACGCCTCTTCTTACACCTTCTTAAGCACGGCCTTTAGCGAACTCGAAGATTATCTCTCCAACACCCATGTGCTCACCTGGACCTCTACCAATCTCAGCGGAGTCAGCTCCGTCAGCTTGACTGTTAATAGCACCTTCACCGGAACTTATACTCCATAA
- a CDS encoding PIN domain-containing protein, which yields MSLAIDTNLFLYAHIEDFFEHTKARSFLKKILQQKDFFYISWQVYYEYVRLTTHPRVLKKPLSVKQACADLSPYLKHPHCRLLLESPHHEEILNEVLQNLPGAKGNFIHDCHYAALLKENGITKIATADTDFKKFDFLEVLNPCL from the coding sequence ATGAGTCTTGCCATTGACACCAATCTCTTTCTTTATGCCCACATCGAGGATTTTTTTGAACATACCAAGGCAAGATCTTTTTTAAAAAAAATCTTGCAACAAAAAGATTTTTTTTACATTAGTTGGCAAGTTTACTATGAATACGTACGACTAACCACACACCCACGCGTGCTAAAAAAACCCCTAAGCGTCAAGCAAGCCTGCGCTGATTTGTCGCCTTATTTAAAACATCCTCATTGTCGTCTATTATTAGAATCTCCCCACCACGAGGAAATTCTAAATGAGGTTCTCCAAAACCTACCGGGTGCCAAGGGAAATTTTATTCATGATTGTCATTATGCTGCCTTACTTAAAGAAAATGGAATTACCAAAATTGCAACGGCAGACACGGATTTTAAAAAATTCGATTTCCTTGAAGTGCTAAACCCCTGTCTTTAA
- the recJ gene encoding single-stranded-DNA-specific exonuclease RecJ: protein MQPWQVFPSNPELCQQLANQVDIMPLTAQLLINRGLCEPESIRKFLAPSLAHLFDPFLLADMEKAGQRLVTAIRQQETITVYGDYDVDGTTGTALLVAFLQSVGAKVNYYIPHRLTEGYSLNETALKKLQQAGTRVMITVDNGIRANAEASLALALGVDLIITDHHELGDELPLAYAVINPKRHTTGPGQELAGVGVAFVFLMALRKVLRESGYFTKILEPNLKEYLDLVAIGTIADLCPLIGVNRVLAKLGLQQIAASKRPGVKALCKVSNIGEAVHVTDVAYRIGPRINAVGRLSEASFGVRLLLTKDEAEALALADQLDAENQKRKQIEGQITADACAKIESTELHHSRQSLVVHDPAYHSGVVGIVASRIVERYGRPAIVLAEEGSLLKGSARSVRGLNIVEALRACAPYLERFGGHAMAAGLTLLKENFTLFYGCFDAQIKQQLNSANQTVMPGIKVDATPTSEEINWRLMQELQTLQPFGQGNPEPLLAWEKVTLRYPRIVGEKHVKGRVENQGQMLEFIGFNLATQDFSVTTQKQIIFCPEINRYQGQKSIQLVIKHIFPHS, encoded by the coding sequence ATGCAACCCTGGCAGGTGTTTCCTTCTAATCCTGAATTGTGCCAGCAACTGGCTAACCAAGTTGATATCATGCCGCTAACAGCGCAACTGCTCATCAATCGTGGTTTGTGCGAGCCTGAATCCATTCGCAAATTTTTGGCCCCGTCGCTTGCCCATTTATTCGATCCATTTTTGTTGGCCGATATGGAAAAGGCCGGGCAGCGGTTGGTAACAGCCATCCGCCAACAAGAAACCATCACGGTTTATGGGGATTATGATGTAGATGGCACAACGGGCACCGCCCTACTCGTTGCTTTTCTCCAGAGTGTTGGTGCAAAAGTAAATTACTATATCCCGCATCGCTTAACTGAAGGTTATAGTTTAAACGAAACTGCCTTAAAAAAATTGCAACAAGCTGGCACGCGGGTGATGATTACCGTTGATAATGGAATACGTGCCAATGCCGAAGCAAGCCTAGCCTTGGCCCTAGGTGTAGATCTCATCATTACCGATCATCATGAATTGGGTGATGAATTGCCTTTAGCCTATGCAGTCATTAATCCCAAACGCCATACGACAGGGCCAGGGCAAGAACTGGCCGGCGTAGGGGTGGCCTTTGTTTTTTTAATGGCGTTGCGCAAGGTTTTGAGAGAGTCGGGTTATTTTACTAAAATCCTTGAGCCCAATCTCAAAGAATATTTAGATTTAGTCGCCATTGGCACCATTGCTGATCTCTGCCCTTTGATTGGGGTGAATCGGGTATTGGCAAAGTTGGGTCTTCAGCAAATCGCAGCGAGCAAGCGGCCGGGTGTAAAGGCCCTTTGTAAAGTTTCAAATATAGGTGAAGCAGTTCATGTAACCGATGTGGCCTATCGCATTGGGCCCAGGATTAATGCGGTGGGTCGATTAAGCGAGGCCAGTTTTGGGGTGAGATTATTATTGACGAAAGACGAAGCAGAGGCCTTGGCCTTGGCGGATCAGCTGGATGCAGAAAATCAAAAACGCAAACAAATCGAAGGCCAAATCACCGCCGATGCCTGTGCTAAGATTGAGTCAACCGAGCTTCACCATAGCCGGCAAAGTTTAGTGGTGCATGACCCGGCTTATCACTCGGGTGTGGTGGGCATTGTGGCCAGTCGCATTGTGGAACGTTACGGCCGCCCAGCTATTGTGTTAGCAGAAGAGGGATCTTTGCTAAAAGGTTCTGCCCGCTCGGTGCGAGGCTTAAATATTGTAGAAGCGCTAAGGGCGTGCGCACCTTATCTCGAGCGGTTTGGCGGGCATGCCATGGCCGCAGGCCTAACTCTCCTGAAAGAAAATTTTACTTTATTTTATGGTTGTTTTGATGCGCAAATCAAACAGCAGTTAAATTCTGCCAATCAAACTGTCATGCCAGGGATCAAAGTCGATGCGACTCCCACGTCAGAAGAGATCAACTGGCGGCTCATGCAAGAATTACAAACCTTGCAACCCTTTGGGCAGGGCAACCCAGAACCGCTATTAGCTTGGGAAAAAGTCACCCTTCGTTACCCCCGTATTGTGGGGGAAAAACATGTCAAAGGTAGGGTCGAAAATCAGGGGCAAATGTTAGAGTTTATCGGGTTCAATTTAGCCACCCAAGATTTTTCTGTAACTACTCAAAAACAAATAATATTTTGCCCTGAAATTAATCGTTATCAGGGGCAAAAATCCATTCAATTGGTCATCAAACACATCTTCCCACATTCATAA